Proteins encoded together in one Thermococcus gammatolerans EJ3 window:
- a CDS encoding Na(+)/H(+) antiporter subunit B, whose amino-acid sequence MRPRCGTDMGLIVKTSARAIIPLIGIFGAYIVAHGHLTPGGGFQGGATIAGAGILFLVAFGLNEMRKHYNKHLYSALEGLGGLVFLGAAMLGIGTAFFYNTLWHNGPFFNGKPGTLLSAGFLPIMNLAVGLKVFTGLVSALVAIAMYRRWRS is encoded by the coding sequence ATGAGGCCGAGGTGCGGCACCGACATGGGGCTCATCGTCAAAACTTCAGCGAGGGCCATAATCCCGCTCATAGGCATCTTCGGAGCCTACATAGTGGCCCACGGTCACCTGACACCGGGAGGTGGCTTCCAGGGAGGAGCGACGATAGCTGGGGCTGGAATACTGTTTCTCGTGGCATTCGGCCTCAACGAGATGAGGAAGCACTACAACAAGCACCTGTACTCTGCCCTCGAGGGACTCGGCGGTCTCGTCTTCCTCGGCGCGGCGATGCTCGGCATAGGCACGGCGTTCTTCTACAACACGCTCTGGCACAACGGCCCGTTCTTCAACGGAAAGCCCGGAACGCTCCTCTCGGCAGGGTTCCTGCCCATAATGAACCTTGCCGTCGGCCTTAAGGTCTTCACAGGTCTCGTGAGCGCGCTCGTTGCCATAGCCATGTACCGGAGGTGGAGGTCATGA
- a CDS encoding NADH-quinone oxidoreductase subunit K, which translates to MIQFQFITAFLLIVLGIYAFLAKRNLIKLILALDIIDSGIHLLLISLGYRIELNEVPTAPIYTGYETLKSPMVGPLPQALVLTSIVIGVCVLSLAMALTINAYRHYGTLDVRALRRLRG; encoded by the coding sequence ATGATTCAGTTTCAATTCATAACGGCCTTCCTTCTCATAGTCCTCGGGATATATGCCTTCTTAGCCAAAAGAAACCTCATCAAGCTGATTCTTGCTCTGGACATCATAGATTCTGGCATTCATTTGCTCCTGATCAGCCTCGGCTACCGCATAGAGCTGAACGAGGTTCCGACGGCGCCAATTTACACAGGCTATGAGACCCTGAAGAGCCCGATGGTGGGGCCACTTCCGCAGGCTCTGGTCCTCACGAGCATAGTCATCGGCGTCTGCGTCCTCTCGCTGGCAATGGCCCTGACGATAAACGCCTATCGCCACTACGGAACCCTTGACGTGAGAGCTCTGAGGAGGTTGAGGGGATGA
- a CDS encoding NADH-quinone oxidoreductase subunit B family protein — protein sequence MAITVPANNGSNSSERERLEKRIAQLCRYIGRSPWVFHVNTGSCNGCDIEIIAILTPRYDAERFGVKLVGSPRHADILLVTGPVTNQSLERVKLVYEQTPDPKIVVAVGACATGGGVFYESPFTNAPLSNVIPVDVYVPGCPPRPEAILHGVVLALEKLAKILKGEVPGGEEHE from the coding sequence ATGGCGATAACAGTTCCCGCCAACAACGGTTCAAACTCATCGGAGCGCGAGAGGCTTGAAAAGAGAATCGCCCAGCTGTGCCGCTACATAGGGAGGTCGCCCTGGGTCTTCCACGTGAACACCGGCTCGTGCAACGGCTGCGACATCGAAATCATAGCCATTTTGACACCGAGGTACGACGCGGAGCGCTTTGGAGTCAAACTCGTCGGAAGTCCGAGGCACGCTGACATACTCCTCGTCACCGGGCCCGTAACCAACCAGAGCCTTGAGAGGGTCAAACTGGTTTACGAGCAGACACCTGACCCGAAGATAGTGGTGGCCGTCGGGGCCTGTGCCACCGGTGGCGGTGTCTTCTACGAGAGCCCCTTCACCAACGCGCCGCTGAGCAACGTGATTCCTGTCGATGTTTACGTCCCGGGCTGTCCGCCGAGGCCGGAGGCGATACTACATGGGGTTGTTTTGGCACTGGAAAAGCTGGCTAAAATCCTGAAAGGAGAAGTCCCGGGAGGGGAGGAACATGAATGA
- a CDS encoding NADH-quinone oxidoreductase subunit C, which translates to MNDNPVNEANEVREPTKTQKVAETIAKRFPNAQVEVRVNKWGRERVWVRIPREDYKALMRFIKELDGEAHYSIGIEQDLGDELGFLSHLAIHYDDAPAVSLIVDVRAPKDDPVIPDISDVFPIATQYEREAAEMVGIVFEGIPDKRRLFLPDDFPEGIYPLRLDDKGIPEEMVHNAGHPYYIRGGAKR; encoded by the coding sequence ATGAATGATAATCCCGTTAACGAGGCGAACGAGGTCAGAGAGCCCACCAAGACCCAAAAAGTGGCTGAAACAATAGCGAAGCGCTTTCCAAATGCCCAGGTCGAGGTCAGGGTCAACAAGTGGGGGCGCGAGAGGGTCTGGGTCAGAATCCCGCGGGAGGACTACAAGGCCCTAATGAGGTTCATAAAGGAGCTCGACGGCGAGGCCCACTACTCGATAGGCATCGAGCAGGATTTGGGGGACGAGCTGGGCTTCCTGAGCCACCTCGCAATCCACTACGACGACGCTCCCGCGGTGTCGCTCATAGTTGACGTCCGCGCGCCGAAGGACGACCCGGTGATTCCAGACATCAGCGACGTCTTCCCCATAGCGACCCAGTACGAGAGGGAAGCGGCAGAGATGGTCGGGATAGTCTTCGAGGGCATCCCAGACAAGAGGAGGCTCTTTTTACCGGACGACTTCCCCGAAGGTATATACCCGCTCCGCCTCGACGACAAGGGCATTCCAGAGGAGATGGTGCACAATGCGGGTCATCCATATTATATCAGAGGAGGTGCTAAGAGATGA
- a CDS encoding Na+/H+ antiporter subunit C has product MISLLWSITIVSLLATLIISVYGIVAKPNLVKKLIALTIFGDTANVLVVLLGYRVIYPVKPPILPELSKSAVGEFVKTAVDPLPQALVITAVVIGMAVNILIAFAVIQIYRIYGTLDVREVGKSLPELLRRDEA; this is encoded by the coding sequence ATGATATCACTCCTATGGAGCATTACGATAGTCTCACTCCTCGCGACGCTCATCATAAGCGTTTACGGAATCGTTGCAAAACCAAACCTCGTGAAAAAACTCATAGCCCTGACAATCTTCGGCGATACGGCAAACGTCCTCGTCGTCCTCCTCGGTTACAGAGTAATTTACCCAGTAAAACCCCCAATCCTGCCCGAACTCTCAAAGAGTGCCGTTGGAGAGTTCGTTAAAACGGCCGTTGATCCACTGCCACAGGCACTGGTCATAACTGCGGTAGTCATTGGCATGGCGGTCAACATTCTCATCGCCTTCGCGGTAATTCAAATTTACAGGATTTACGGGACGCTGGACGTTAGAGAAGTCGGGAAGAGCCTACCAGAACTGCTGAGGAGGGATGAAGCATGA
- the mbhE gene encoding hydrogen gas-evolving membrane-bound hydrogenase subunit E, whose amino-acid sequence MKKTIAYLSLLFILGVLLYVANPNYGLKFGPGGDDWKNLRYTDDYYITHGVQEVGGTNIVTDIVFDYRGYDTIGEATVLFTAIAGAVALLRPWRRDEE is encoded by the coding sequence ATGAAGAAGACGATAGCTTACCTCTCACTGCTCTTCATCCTCGGGGTGCTTCTCTACGTGGCCAATCCCAACTACGGCCTCAAGTTCGGCCCGGGCGGGGACGACTGGAAGAACCTCCGCTACACCGATGACTACTACATCACACACGGCGTTCAGGAAGTCGGCGGTACCAACATCGTCACGGACATAGTGTTCGACTACCGTGGCTACGATACGATTGGAGAGGCGACCGTCCTTTTCACGGCCATAGCGGGAGCGGTGGCCCTTCTGAGGCCCTGGAGGAGGGATGAGGAATGA
- the mnhG gene encoding monovalent cation/H(+) antiporter subunit G: MSWVNYLIYAFLAVNITFNLLGSIALHRFPDVYTRLHGATKCTTFGTIFAVFAVATHALYRLHVTGDAKYLQMTLHSFVALIALLLTNPVGAHAIAKAAHLSGYKPAKAVIDAYEEKLGGGKE, from the coding sequence ATGAGCTGGGTCAACTACCTGATTTACGCCTTCCTCGCGGTAAACATCACCTTCAACCTCCTCGGGAGCATAGCCCTCCACCGCTTCCCGGACGTTTACACGAGACTTCACGGTGCGACCAAGTGCACCACCTTTGGAACGATATTCGCCGTTTTTGCGGTTGCGACCCACGCTTTGTACAGACTCCACGTCACGGGCGATGCGAAGTACCTCCAGATGACCCTCCACAGCTTCGTGGCCCTGATAGCGCTCCTCCTCACGAACCCGGTCGGAGCGCACGCAATAGCGAAAGCCGCGCACCTGAGCGGTTACAAGCCGGCTAAAGCCGTCATCGATGCATACGAGGAGAAGCTCGGGGGTGGGAAGGAATGA
- a CDS encoding proton-conducting transporter transmembrane domain-containing protein, translating to MNGEAILPYLIIIPLFGAFSMPIVSLIGRKAREAWAVIISGATLAVASALFYSVWEDKGIIVYTLGAKSPLGQGVSFPIRIVWEVDLLGAIMVLMVALVSFLAVVYSLGYMKHDTGLDKYYTLILILELGMLGIAITGDLFNFYVFLEIMSIASYALVAFRNDTWEGIEAGIKYMFVGSIASSLVLLGIALLYGQYGTLTMGYMAIKIIENPTVTAKVALALFIAGLLFKSGASPVHMWLADAHPAAPSSISAMLSGLVIKVGGVYALARILLSIYGASVSVKTVGWVIIIFACLTLIIGNAMAVVQTDMKRLLAYSSVGQIGYILLGLGIGLAAYGSHTGEVALAGAIYHTFNHALMKALLFLIAGVVIHELGTRDLNELSGLAKTMPKTTFAFLIGAAAIVGMPPLNGFASKWLIYESSAIFNPILGAIAIIGTAFCTAAYVRVLYTFFGRPSERVMKARDPEASMLWPIIILAVAIVIMGLFPWQISEKIMLPAVKALEDQLAYISAVLGGA from the coding sequence ATGAACGGGGAAGCAATCCTGCCCTACCTCATAATCATCCCGCTCTTCGGAGCGTTCTCGATGCCGATAGTGAGCCTCATCGGCAGGAAGGCGAGGGAAGCCTGGGCCGTAATAATCAGCGGTGCTACATTGGCTGTCGCCTCGGCGCTCTTCTACTCTGTCTGGGAGGACAAGGGGATAATCGTCTACACCCTCGGAGCCAAGAGCCCGCTCGGCCAGGGCGTCAGCTTCCCGATAAGGATAGTCTGGGAGGTAGACCTCCTCGGCGCGATAATGGTGCTCATGGTGGCCCTCGTTAGCTTCCTCGCGGTGGTTTACTCGCTCGGCTACATGAAGCACGACACTGGCTTGGACAAGTACTACACCCTCATCCTAATCCTCGAGCTCGGAATGCTCGGCATAGCGATAACCGGTGACCTCTTCAACTTCTACGTCTTCCTCGAAATCATGAGCATAGCGAGCTACGCGCTGGTAGCGTTCAGGAACGACACATGGGAGGGCATTGAAGCCGGCATCAAGTACATGTTCGTCGGCTCGATAGCGAGCTCGCTCGTCCTGCTCGGCATAGCCCTCCTCTACGGCCAGTACGGGACGCTGACGATGGGATATATGGCAATTAAGATCATTGAGAACCCGACGGTTACTGCAAAGGTCGCTTTAGCTCTCTTCATAGCGGGGCTCCTCTTCAAGAGCGGTGCTTCACCAGTTCACATGTGGCTGGCAGATGCCCACCCGGCCGCGCCGAGCTCAATAAGCGCCATGCTCTCCGGACTGGTCATCAAGGTCGGAGGGGTCTACGCCCTGGCGAGGATACTCCTCAGCATCTACGGCGCGAGCGTCAGCGTCAAGACAGTCGGCTGGGTCATCATAATCTTCGCCTGCCTGACTCTGATAATAGGCAACGCGATGGCAGTAGTCCAGACAGACATGAAGAGACTCTTGGCTTACTCCTCGGTGGGACAGATAGGCTACATCCTCCTCGGCCTCGGAATCGGCTTAGCGGCCTACGGAAGCCACACTGGCGAGGTGGCCCTTGCAGGAGCGATTTACCACACCTTCAACCACGCACTCATGAAGGCGCTCCTCTTCCTGATTGCAGGAGTCGTAATCCACGAGCTCGGCACGAGGGACCTGAACGAGCTGAGCGGTTTAGCTAAGACAATGCCGAAAACAACCTTCGCCTTCCTCATAGGAGCGGCCGCAATAGTGGGAATGCCACCCCTCAACGGCTTCGCGAGCAAGTGGCTCATCTACGAGAGCTCGGCCATATTCAACCCGATACTCGGCGCGATAGCGATAATCGGAACGGCATTCTGTACGGCAGCATACGTCAGGGTTCTCTACACCTTCTTCGGAAGGCCCAGCGAGAGGGTCATGAAGGCCAGAGACCCCGAGGCGAGCATGCTCTGGCCGATAATAATCCTCGCGGTCGCGATAGTCATCATGGGGCTCTTCCCCTGGCAGATAAGCGAGAAGATCATGCTTCCAGCGGTCAAAGCCCTTGAGGACCAGCTGGCCTACATAAGCGCTGTCTTAGGAGGTGCGTGA
- a CDS encoding proton-conducting transporter transmembrane domain-containing protein, protein MNVVGLTPIIPILFAFALPLTSILVKGDRRIVQAYALTGTGLTLLSAVKLFQLAYSSNEPLIYTFGGWTAPVGIIYEVDRMSALIALVTAALMFLIAIYSYRYLEGEGGLEWYYTLYLGLEAGLLGVLLTGDAFNLFVMIEVTSIAAYALVMYYRDRGDSVVAGLKYALIGAVGTTMYFIALGVLYYGFGTLNFANLSALIHGMSFPVVGEPYRDVVIASGVALALATWAFLIKAAVFPNHFWLPEAHPAAPSPISAILSGLVVNVGVYALARFLYTVYGGALTSTLSSVIHALSIVLMLLGAVSALFGALMMLVQRDVKRLIAYSTVMHMGYLVMAVGVGTQLALSAAIFHMVNHAIAKALLFLSAGVFIHAAGSRNLEDLAGLGRKMPVATFSLAVASLSLVGVPPFNVFFSKLLLFNAFLDENPVLALVLVVSSVTALVAYVRVFYEVWLGKPGKEVELRESWSMSGVCLVLALACVVVGLVAPYVVSHYVEPAAVQAVDYRVYIQKALEYAAKTKLGL, encoded by the coding sequence ATGAACGTGGTTGGCCTGACCCCAATAATCCCAATCCTCTTCGCCTTCGCATTACCGCTAACTTCAATCCTCGTCAAGGGCGACAGGAGGATTGTGCAGGCTTACGCTTTGACAGGCACGGGCTTGACCCTCCTGAGTGCCGTCAAACTCTTTCAGCTGGCGTACTCTTCAAACGAGCCTTTGATTTACACTTTCGGTGGTTGGACTGCTCCGGTGGGCATAATTTATGAGGTTGACAGGATGAGTGCTTTAATAGCCCTGGTAACTGCCGCGTTAATGTTCCTCATTGCAATCTACAGTTACCGCTACCTTGAGGGCGAGGGTGGTTTGGAATGGTATTACACGCTTTACCTCGGGCTTGAGGCTGGCTTGCTCGGCGTCCTCTTAACGGGCGACGCGTTTAACCTCTTCGTCATGATTGAAGTTACCAGCATCGCGGCTTACGCTTTAGTCATGTACTACAGGGATAGAGGGGATTCTGTCGTCGCTGGCTTGAAGTACGCGCTGATTGGCGCGGTTGGGACGACAATGTACTTCATAGCTCTCGGAGTCCTTTATTACGGCTTTGGAACTCTCAACTTCGCAAACTTGAGCGCGTTGATTCACGGGATGAGTTTCCCGGTGGTTGGGGAGCCGTACAGGGATGTCGTGATTGCCTCTGGGGTTGCTTTGGCTTTGGCCACGTGGGCGTTCCTGATTAAGGCGGCAGTGTTTCCAAACCACTTCTGGCTTCCGGAAGCTCATCCGGCCGCTCCAAGTCCGATTTCGGCAATACTCTCTGGACTAGTGGTTAACGTTGGCGTTTACGCTTTAGCAAGATTCCTGTACACGGTTTACGGTGGAGCTTTAACTTCCACTCTGTCCAGCGTGATTCACGCGCTCAGCATCGTCCTAATGCTCCTTGGGGCGGTTTCAGCCCTGTTCGGGGCGTTAATGATGCTTGTCCAGAGGGACGTGAAGAGGCTGATTGCTTACTCGACGGTAATGCACATGGGTTACCTTGTAATGGCCGTGGGGGTTGGCACTCAGCTTGCCCTGAGCGCGGCAATCTTCCACATGGTGAATCATGCTATCGCCAAGGCCTTGCTCTTCCTCTCGGCTGGGGTTTTCATTCACGCTGCCGGCTCGAGGAACTTGGAGGATTTGGCGGGTCTTGGGAGGAAGATGCCAGTGGCGACGTTCAGTTTGGCGGTGGCTTCGCTGAGTTTGGTTGGTGTGCCGCCGTTCAACGTGTTTTTCAGTAAGTTACTTCTCTTCAACGCGTTCTTGGATGAGAATCCAGTGCTGGCTTTGGTGCTTGTTGTTAGTTCGGTGACTGCCTTGGTGGCTTATGTGAGGGTGTTCTATGAGGTTTGGCTTGGAAAGCCCGGGAAGGAGGTTGAGCTCAGAGAAAGCTGGAGCATGAGTGGTGTTTGCTTGGTTTTGGCTTTGGCGTGTGTTGTTGTTGGCTTGGTTGCTCCGTATGTGGTCAGTCACTACGTTGAGCCGGCAGCTGTTCAGGCGGTGGATTACAGGGTGTACATCCAGAAGGCCTTGGAGTACGCGGCAAAAACCAAACTCGGCCTCTGA
- a CDS encoding respiratory chain complex I subunit 1 family protein: MDVMGSIVYPIAGLLGLYGFVSLASLLWEGIDRKLVARMQRRVGPPIVQPFYDFLKLASKETIVPKTANYMFRAAPVLALATAIALLAYTPMGFTPILASKGDVIVFIYLLTLICFFKVVGAISSGNPYAKIGAAREAAILVSREPAMMLAIFAIMWRLGKLGVDKPFSMGVFYQHNIWEIGTPMSFVGAVILLYVFSVWLASEMEVGFFNIPDAEEEIAEGLLVEYSGRYLALLKLTKALKTFIAASLVVAIFFPWGIADYFNLAGLSADIVNLLFHTLKVFILLFIVGSVFRAVTGRLKVTQAVDFLWKNVFLASLVGSLLIAMEVIM; the protein is encoded by the coding sequence ATGGACGTGATGGGGAGCATAGTTTACCCGATTGCGGGCCTGCTCGGGCTCTACGGCTTCGTTTCGCTCGCCTCGCTCCTCTGGGAGGGAATAGACAGGAAGTTAGTGGCAAGGATGCAGAGGCGCGTCGGACCGCCAATCGTTCAGCCCTTCTACGACTTCCTCAAGCTAGCGAGCAAGGAAACCATAGTGCCCAAAACAGCCAACTACATGTTCAGGGCGGCTCCAGTTCTTGCCCTGGCAACGGCGATAGCGCTCCTGGCTTACACGCCGATGGGCTTCACCCCGATTTTGGCCAGCAAGGGCGACGTCATCGTTTTCATATACCTTCTCACGCTGATATGCTTCTTCAAGGTGGTGGGAGCGATAAGCTCGGGCAACCCCTACGCGAAAATCGGAGCGGCGAGGGAAGCGGCCATACTGGTGTCAAGGGAACCTGCCATGATGCTTGCTATCTTTGCAATAATGTGGCGCCTCGGAAAGCTGGGCGTTGACAAGCCCTTCAGCATGGGGGTCTTCTACCAGCACAACATCTGGGAGATAGGAACTCCAATGAGCTTCGTTGGGGCGGTAATACTCCTCTACGTCTTCTCCGTGTGGCTGGCGAGCGAGATGGAGGTCGGGTTCTTCAACATACCGGATGCGGAGGAGGAGATAGCTGAGGGTCTGCTCGTCGAGTACAGCGGGAGGTATCTGGCACTGCTCAAGCTGACGAAGGCCCTCAAGACCTTTATAGCGGCTTCCCTCGTCGTGGCTATATTCTTCCCCTGGGGGATAGCCGACTACTTCAACCTCGCTGGCCTCTCAGCAGATATCGTCAACCTGCTCTTCCACACGCTCAAGGTCTTCATCCTGCTCTTCATCGTCGGAAGCGTCTTCAGGGCCGTGACAGGAAGGCTGAAGGTAACCCAGGCCGTTGACTTCCTGTGGAAGAACGTCTTCTTAGCCTCGCTCGTGGGCTCGCTCCTCATAGCGATGGAGGTGATAATGTGA
- a CDS encoding hydrogenase large subunit, protein MTKVEYWVKIPFGPIHPGLEEPEKFILTLDGERIVDVDVKLGYNLRGIQWIALRRNYIQIMYLAERICGICSFSHNHTYTRAVEEAAGIEVPERAEYIRVIIGELERIHSHLLNLGVLAHDIGYDTVLHLTWLAREKVMDTLEAVAGNRVNYSMVTIGGVRRDIDEKRRRIILDMIKYYKEVFPQIEDIFLHDPTIEARFRDCAVISRRVALEQGAVGPTGRGSGIRDDARWSEKLGVYPDLGIKPVMPQDVTGERPRGDVFDRMAVRIGELWQSLELIEHALDGMPDGKIKAFPKDNVLYAKLRLMVDGEGIGRYEAPRGELVHYVRGKKGSDKPLRWKPREPTFPNLFAVAEGVKGDQVADFVVAVASIDPCLSCTDRVAVVENGRKRILTEKDLIRASIKKTREINPDVKGDPTPVGLGCSR, encoded by the coding sequence ATGACGAAGGTTGAGTACTGGGTCAAGATACCCTTCGGCCCGATTCATCCCGGCTTGGAGGAACCCGAGAAGTTCATACTCACCCTCGACGGCGAGAGGATAGTTGACGTCGATGTTAAGCTCGGCTACAACCTGCGCGGAATCCAGTGGATAGCCCTGAGGAGGAACTACATCCAGATAATGTACCTGGCCGAGAGGATATGCGGGATATGCAGTTTCTCCCACAACCACACCTACACGAGGGCGGTGGAAGAGGCCGCTGGAATAGAGGTTCCCGAGAGGGCAGAGTACATCCGCGTGATCATCGGCGAGCTCGAGAGGATACACAGCCACCTGCTAAACCTCGGCGTTTTAGCGCATGACATAGGCTACGACACGGTTCTGCACCTCACCTGGCTCGCCCGTGAAAAGGTCATGGACACGCTTGAGGCCGTTGCAGGAAACCGCGTCAACTACTCGATGGTAACCATCGGAGGCGTCAGGAGGGACATAGACGAGAAGAGGAGAAGGATAATCCTCGACATGATAAAGTACTACAAGGAGGTCTTCCCGCAGATTGAAGATATTTTCCTCCACGACCCGACGATAGAGGCCCGTTTCAGGGACTGCGCGGTTATAAGCAGGCGCGTGGCTTTAGAGCAGGGAGCAGTCGGGCCCACTGGAAGGGGAAGCGGAATCCGTGACGACGCGCGCTGGAGCGAGAAGTTAGGGGTTTACCCGGACCTGGGAATAAAGCCGGTCATGCCCCAGGACGTTACGGGCGAAAGGCCGAGGGGCGATGTATTCGACAGGATGGCGGTGAGGATAGGCGAGCTGTGGCAGAGTTTAGAGCTTATCGAGCACGCCCTCGATGGGATGCCCGACGGTAAGATAAAGGCCTTCCCCAAGGACAACGTCCTCTACGCGAAGCTTCGCCTTATGGTTGACGGCGAGGGAATAGGCAGGTATGAGGCGCCGAGGGGCGAGCTGGTGCACTACGTCCGCGGAAAGAAGGGAAGCGACAAGCCCCTCCGCTGGAAGCCGAGGGAGCCGACGTTTCCGAACCTGTTCGCGGTCGCTGAGGGCGTCAAGGGCGACCAGGTGGCCGACTTCGTCGTTGCTGTCGCCTCGATAGACCCATGCCTGAGCTGTACGGACAGGGTTGCGGTGGTCGAGAACGGAAGGAAGAGGATCCTGACCGAGAAGGACCTCATCAGGGCCTCGATAAAGAAAACGCGCGAGATCAATCCAGATGTGAAGGGCGACCCGACCCCCGTTGGACTTGGCTGTTCGAGGTGA
- a CDS encoding Na+/H+ antiporter subunit E, whose translation MRGVAATALLAFITYIIFTGSLTPYDLVTGVIVGVTIGLLVGRFLVENDAKALNPVRWAWGLVYFLWYFLVAEVKAHLDVMRRIITGDIEPGIVKVPLKVKSEYARTLVANSITNTPGTVVVDVDENYLYVNWINVTTEEPEEAKKEICEEFEKYAERIFE comes from the coding sequence ATGAGGGGAGTTGCGGCGACAGCCTTGCTAGCCTTCATCACGTACATCATCTTCACGGGCTCACTCACACCTTACGATTTGGTTACTGGCGTAATAGTTGGAGTAACCATCGGCCTCCTCGTTGGGAGGTTCCTCGTGGAGAATGACGCGAAAGCCCTCAATCCAGTCAGGTGGGCGTGGGGATTGGTTTACTTCCTCTGGTACTTCCTTGTCGCGGAAGTCAAGGCGCACTTGGACGTGATGAGGCGGATAATCACTGGTGACATTGAGCCGGGCATTGTAAAGGTTCCGTTGAAGGTGAAGAGCGAGTACGCGAGGACTCTCGTTGCCAACTCGATTACCAACACTCCTGGAACGGTCGTGGTTGACGTGGATGAGAATTACTTGTACGTGAACTGGATTAACGTGACTACTGAGGAGCCTGAAGAGGCTAAAAAAGAAATCTGTGAGGAGTTTGAGAAGTACGCGGAGAGGATATTCGAGTGA
- a CDS encoding DUF4040 domain-containing protein produces MNALTLDMIIQAIILIGVLITAYLTIRFRDLLAATLMSAAMSLLLSLEFYMLHAPDVAIAEAAVGAGVVTALVVYGIAKTERWEVER; encoded by the coding sequence ATGAACGCCCTGACACTTGACATGATTATTCAGGCAATAATACTCATCGGCGTCCTCATCACTGCCTACCTCACGATTCGCTTCAGGGACCTTCTCGCGGCAACGCTTATGTCGGCCGCGATGAGCCTGCTCCTCAGCCTCGAGTTCTACATGCTACACGCGCCTGACGTCGCGATAGCCGAGGCCGCCGTCGGTGCCGGTGTGGTTACCGCCCTCGTGGTTTACGGCATAGCGAAGACCGAAAGATGGGAGGTGGAACGATGA
- a CDS encoding cation:proton antiporter, whose protein sequence is MIEPVFFYSALIISFAAFLAILRILLGPSVPDRVVGVDTLNTLVVAAMVLLGAAYDRTIYIDIAIVYALLSYIGTLIIARYLQGGLE, encoded by the coding sequence ATGATTGAGCCGGTCTTTTTTTACTCGGCACTGATAATCTCGTTTGCGGCGTTCCTGGCGATACTCAGGATTCTCCTCGGACCAAGCGTCCCCGACAGGGTCGTGGGAGTTGATACGCTCAACACGCTCGTCGTCGCGGCGATGGTTCTCCTCGGAGCGGCCTACGACAGGACGATTTACATTGACATTGCAATCGTCTACGCGCTCCTGAGCTACATCGGAACGCTCATAATCGCGAGGTACCTCCAGGGGGGATTGGAATGA
- a CDS encoding monovalent cation/H+ antiporter subunit E yields MPFIVAFVFAYVLWLVLTAGTNGLLWSSQELIAGLIFAGIIGYATKDVVGEKSTRFLNPIRWLEWIAYAPVLFWGMVKANFHVAWLVITGRIRPGIVRVPVDLEEDAQYTILGNSITLTPGTLTIDARPEEKALYVHWIDIPKGMERPESSEPVSGPFEKWARRLGK; encoded by the coding sequence TTGCCCTTCATAGTCGCCTTCGTCTTCGCCTACGTCCTCTGGCTCGTTCTAACGGCCGGAACCAACGGGCTACTCTGGAGCAGCCAAGAGCTCATAGCGGGCCTGATATTTGCTGGAATAATCGGGTACGCGACGAAGGACGTCGTCGGGGAGAAGTCGACCCGCTTCCTGAATCCGATAAGGTGGCTCGAGTGGATTGCCTACGCTCCGGTCCTCTTCTGGGGAATGGTCAAGGCAAACTTCCACGTTGCGTGGCTCGTCATAACAGGGAGGATAAGGCCCGGAATCGTCAGGGTTCCCGTTGACCTCGAGGAGGACGCACAGTACACGATACTCGGCAACTCGATAACCCTCACGCCCGGAACGCTGACCATAGACGCCCGCCCAGAGGAAAAGGCCCTCTACGTCCACTGGATTGACATACCGAAGGGAATGGAGAGGCCTGAGAGCTCGGAGCCCGTCTCGGGACCCTTCGAAAAGTGGGCCAGGAGGTTGGGGAAATGA